A section of the Pseudanabaena mucicola str. Chao 1806 genome encodes:
- a CDS encoding DUF3120 domain-containing protein, with the protein MFLFPDKVELEERSLARATVQVLPPTVNIPSAFPQYLSQYVLAAVSLLQQWRIWFASLFLVSVPVFFEAPLVRYAPWLSLICSVGWLAIAKHLREKPKTKTWGSLVWGFSLTWLCGSLYWGWLRWEPAYHVPVEALALPWAIWATRQDAYRVGGWFYIGSLLGTAITDLYFYITHLFPHWQALMQVESDLSLAQPILKNALALVETPWGMTWACILAALLLVTGNRAMRSPQIGYWAFGGALLGTIFVDLLFFIVAIIN; encoded by the coding sequence TTGTTTTTATTTCCTGACAAGGTTGAACTTGAGGAGCGCTCCTTAGCACGGGCAACAGTTCAGGTTCTACCACCTACTGTCAATATCCCGTCTGCGTTTCCCCAATATTTATCACAATATGTGCTAGCTGCCGTCTCACTGTTACAGCAGTGGCGCATCTGGTTTGCTTCTCTTTTTTTAGTATCTGTTCCCGTATTTTTTGAAGCCCCCCTCGTGCGCTATGCACCTTGGTTGAGCTTGATTTGTAGCGTTGGTTGGCTAGCGATCGCTAAGCATCTCCGAGAAAAACCCAAAACCAAAACATGGGGTAGCCTAGTCTGGGGTTTTAGCCTCACTTGGTTATGTGGCTCCCTCTATTGGGGGTGGCTACGTTGGGAACCCGCCTATCATGTACCTGTTGAAGCTTTAGCATTACCTTGGGCAATTTGGGCAACTCGACAAGATGCTTACCGCGTTGGTGGTTGGTTTTATATCGGCTCTCTTTTGGGAACTGCGATTACCGATCTTTATTTCTACATCACCCATCTTTTCCCCCATTGGCAAGCATTGATGCAGGTGGAGTCAGACTTGAGTCTCGCTCAGCCAATTTTAAAAAATGCTTTAGCTCTTGTGGAAACTCCTTGGGGGATGACTTGGGCTTGTATTCTTGCCGCATTGCTTTTAGTGACTGGTAATCGTGCCATGAGATCGCCGCAGATTGGCTATTGGGCTTTTGGTGGTGCTCTTCTAGGGACGATTTTTGTCGATTTACTCTTTTTTATTGTGGCAATCATAAATTAA
- a CDS encoding AmpG family muropeptide MFS transporter, with protein sequence MNTITQFFRVFQSRKMAALLALGFASGLPYALTDDAFRAWLTSAKFDLSTIGWLGLVSLPYSLKFLWSPLIDRFVPPFLGRRRGWILLMQGGLVLAIVAITWQMFTIGNILPTERVGALPILAIAALILAFLSATQDIAIDAYRTDVLETQEVGAGIGIWVLGYRLALLFAGFVGFNLASRLGWAWVYVLLAIVMSLGLIATIYAPEPPELEARPITLDEAVVKPFQEFFQRLGVTKVLLILVFTIFYRFSDAMVGKMAVPFLKTLFDDGTIGTVRQGIGLVATIVGTLAGGAILSKIGVNRSLWVFGFLQAISNIGYYAISVVGKNDYVLLAAINVENFCGGLGTAGFLGFLMVLCNPRFSATQFALLSSLFAVGRDLLASPFSGESAQFIQRNIPSWDAINQVVWFAGSDGKGWALFFLLTLVLAIPGMMFLPFFAPWNGEFKKVDSLPMD encoded by the coding sequence ATGAATACGATCACCCAATTTTTTCGGGTTTTTCAGAGTCGCAAAATGGCGGCTCTTTTAGCATTAGGATTTGCATCGGGTTTACCATATGCCCTAACCGATGATGCTTTCCGCGCATGGCTTACTAGTGCGAAGTTTGACCTCAGTACGATTGGTTGGCTAGGCTTAGTTTCACTGCCATATTCCCTCAAGTTTTTATGGTCGCCTTTAATTGATCGCTTTGTACCACCATTTTTAGGACGACGACGCGGCTGGATTTTGTTAATGCAGGGCGGTTTAGTACTCGCAATTGTCGCGATCACTTGGCAAATGTTTACAATCGGTAATATTTTACCGACAGAGCGCGTCGGAGCTTTGCCAATTTTGGCGATAGCAGCGTTAATTCTTGCCTTTCTCAGTGCCACTCAAGATATTGCGATCGATGCCTATCGTACCGATGTTTTAGAAACTCAGGAGGTGGGAGCAGGGATTGGGATTTGGGTATTGGGCTATCGGCTTGCCCTTCTATTTGCGGGATTTGTCGGTTTTAATTTGGCAAGTAGATTAGGTTGGGCTTGGGTATATGTATTACTAGCCATTGTGATGAGCCTTGGACTAATTGCCACTATCTATGCGCCTGAACCGCCCGAACTAGAAGCCCGTCCGATCACCTTAGATGAAGCAGTAGTTAAACCCTTTCAGGAATTCTTCCAGCGCTTAGGTGTGACCAAAGTATTACTAATCCTTGTATTTACAATTTTCTATCGATTTAGCGATGCGATGGTTGGCAAAATGGCAGTTCCATTTTTAAAAACTTTGTTCGATGATGGCACGATTGGTACTGTGCGTCAGGGAATTGGATTAGTCGCAACGATTGTCGGAACTTTAGCGGGGGGGGCAATCTTAAGCAAAATTGGGGTCAATCGATCGCTATGGGTATTTGGATTTTTGCAAGCGATTAGCAATATTGGTTATTATGCTATTTCCGTAGTTGGCAAAAATGATTATGTTTTGCTTGCCGCCATTAATGTCGAGAACTTTTGTGGAGGACTAGGAACCGCAGGCTTTTTAGGTTTTTTAATGGTGTTGTGCAATCCCAGATTTTCCGCAACTCAGTTTGCCTTACTATCAAGTTTGTTTGCTGTCGGGCGCGATCTCCTAGCTTCGCCATTTTCTGGAGAGTCCGCCCAATTCATTCAGCGCAATATACCCTCGTGGGATGCCATCAACCAAGTCGTATGGTTTGCTGGCAGTGATGGCAAAGGTTGGGCTCTATTCTTCCTATTGACGCTGGTATTAGCAATTCCGGGGATGATGTTCTTACCATTCTTCGCCCCTTGGAATGGAGAATTTAAGAAAGTAGATTCTTTACCGATGGATTAG
- the trxA gene encoding thioredoxin codes for MSSAIAVTDASFEQDVLKSDIPVLVDFWAPWCGPCRMVAPVVEEVAAQYEGKIKVFKLNTDENPSVAGQYGIRSIPTLMLFKGGQRVDVVVGAVPRATLSTTIEKHLEN; via the coding sequence ATGTCATCAGCGATCGCAGTCACAGATGCTAGCTTTGAGCAGGACGTACTTAAAAGTGACATCCCTGTTCTAGTAGATTTTTGGGCACCTTGGTGTGGCCCATGCCGTATGGTTGCTCCTGTAGTGGAAGAAGTAGCTGCACAGTATGAGGGCAAAATCAAGGTTTTCAAACTTAATACCGATGAGAATCCTAGCGTAGCTGGACAATATGGCATTCGGAGTATTCCCACGCTCATGTTATTTAAGGGTGGTCAGCGCGTAGATGTAGTTGTAGGTGCTGTCCCTAGGGCAACACTATCTACCACTATTGAAAAGCACCTAGAAAATTAA